One genomic region from Cardinium endosymbiont of Dermatophagoides farinae encodes:
- a CDS encoding aminopeptidase P family protein, with protein MRYQPIDPNLFIQNRKKLVAHLRPNSLVVLQANDLMPKNADGTMPFVQNSDLFYLSGIDQEETILLLYPDAPREEWKEILFIKETNAHLVIWEGHKYTKEVASSISGIATVHWTHQFNQIFHTLMGLVHQIYLGTNKHPRAHSPIATRERRFISWCQDHYPLHQYARVAPIMQQLRGIKDEIEIAFIQEACNITEAGFRSVIPMVRPGLMEYEIEALFSYAFLRRGSKGFAYAPIVASGANSCVLHYIHNDKPCPAGELLLVDVGAEYANYSADVTRVIPIDGKFTTRQRKVYNAVLRILKAAQALLRPGLSFASYHKAVGEWVEAELVALNLIDATAIKNQSKEVPAYRKYFMHGISHHLGLSTHDLGDTHGLILPNMVLTIEPGIYIKEEKIGIRLENNVVVRTDGVQNLTENIPIEAEAIEALMAKG; from the coding sequence ATGCGTTATCAACCTATTGATCCGAATCTATTTATACAAAATAGAAAAAAACTAGTAGCGCATCTGCGTCCCAATAGCTTGGTGGTGTTACAGGCCAATGACCTAATGCCTAAAAACGCAGATGGCACCATGCCATTTGTGCAAAACAGTGATCTTTTTTACCTTTCTGGTATAGATCAAGAAGAAACTATTTTGTTGCTCTACCCAGATGCGCCAAGGGAAGAATGGAAAGAAATTCTATTTATAAAAGAGACAAACGCACACCTGGTCATTTGGGAAGGCCATAAATACACGAAAGAAGTAGCAAGTAGCATAAGTGGGATTGCTACAGTGCACTGGACCCATCAATTTAATCAAATCTTTCATACGTTAATGGGCTTGGTCCATCAAATATATCTGGGCACGAATAAGCATCCAAGGGCCCATTCTCCTATAGCCACCAGGGAGCGCCGTTTTATCAGCTGGTGCCAGGACCACTATCCCCTACATCAATATGCACGGGTTGCACCTATTATGCAGCAACTACGTGGCATAAAAGATGAAATAGAAATTGCGTTTATACAAGAGGCCTGTAATATTACAGAAGCTGGCTTTCGATCTGTTATACCAATGGTGCGTCCTGGTTTAATGGAGTATGAAATAGAAGCATTGTTTTCCTATGCCTTTCTTCGAAGGGGTTCAAAAGGCTTTGCCTATGCGCCTATTGTGGCCAGCGGTGCCAATAGCTGTGTGCTTCACTACATCCATAATGATAAACCCTGCCCAGCAGGTGAGTTGCTGCTCGTAGATGTAGGTGCAGAATATGCTAATTACTCAGCTGATGTAACACGCGTTATACCTATTGATGGGAAGTTTACAACCAGACAACGGAAAGTATACAATGCCGTACTACGCATATTAAAAGCTGCACAGGCACTATTGCGCCCAGGCTTATCTTTTGCATCTTACCATAAAGCAGTTGGTGAATGGGTAGAAGCAGAACTGGTAGCCCTGAACCTTATAGATGCTACAGCTATTAAAAACCAATCCAAAGAGGTCCCAGCCTATAGAAAATATTTTATGCATGGCATTTCGCATCATCTGGGCCTTAGCACCCATGACCTAGGCGATACCCATGGTCTTATCTTACCCAATATGGTACTAACCATAGAGCCTGGCATTTATATTAAAGAGGAAAAGATCGGTATACGGCTAGAAAATAATGTGGTGGTAAGAACAGATGGTGTGCAAAACCTAACAGAAAACATTCCTATAGAAGCAGAAGCAATTGAAGCATTAATGGCTAAAGGTTAG
- a CDS encoding AAA family ATPase, translating into MEKDKVIRKIDALPIGYSDVKSVIETGYYVDKTKYAQELIEKRNPIFIARPRRFGKSLFIDTLDTICSGEQEVFKDYHIGRPENGYTWKKYPIINIDFSGLNHNPNCLENSLKSKLDKIACLYGLTIQVPDIQDGLENLIEALSKLSNGYESNIVVLIDEYDAPVVNLQKGSDLEQANIKVMKDFFMTLKSLNKRFQFTFITGVSKFSLSDVFSGANHLSDLTIDKSAAAMFGYTEQELLEVFSDRIAMVAATWSEELGGPVTQEKVMQEIASHYNGYKFYEKGPSVYNPWSTLHFFKEGKREDYWYESGSSTLIISQMLSDPDRFNLDELPIDAYRHQLMYTGSRSEISLKALMFQTGYLTIAHYEPSTGIYKLKFPNQEVAKAFAQTIQDTLERRVKDYFIQERDKIRHALADKKIDTFIEHINIAFAALPYYIRPLSKAICDQQFLGEAWSSTAEYSAVFEECRQASTPKLPSEIEFRKRSDTKQEKQYYSNLHMLLQGLGFLGGRKMHMHSESASSQGRSDIVLELETAIFIIEIKYKSSGKIALEQIKANGYYKPYLLRQKAIILLGINFNEETRMIDNWDYEIHEDHIKK; encoded by the coding sequence ATGGAAAAAGATAAAGTCATCCGTAAGATAGATGCACTGCCTATTGGTTACTCAGATGTTAAATCCGTCATTGAAACAGGCTACTATGTAGACAAAACAAAATATGCACAGGAGTTGATTGAAAAGAGAAATCCTATTTTTATAGCTCGACCTAGAAGATTTGGAAAATCTCTATTTATTGATACGTTAGATACTATATGCAGCGGAGAACAAGAAGTTTTTAAAGATTACCATATAGGTAGGCCAGAAAATGGGTATACATGGAAGAAATATCCTATAATCAACATAGATTTTTCAGGTCTGAACCACAATCCGAACTGTTTGGAAAACAGCTTAAAAAGTAAGTTAGATAAAATTGCTTGTTTATATGGTTTAACCATACAGGTCCCAGATATACAAGATGGGCTAGAAAACTTAATAGAAGCACTTTCAAAACTCAGCAATGGTTATGAATCCAATATAGTAGTGCTTATAGATGAGTATGATGCGCCAGTTGTCAATTTGCAGAAAGGATCAGATTTGGAACAGGCCAATATCAAGGTCATGAAAGATTTCTTTATGACTTTAAAATCACTCAATAAACGTTTTCAATTTACCTTTATCACTGGCGTAAGCAAATTCAGTTTATCTGATGTATTTTCAGGGGCCAATCATTTAAGCGATCTTACGATTGATAAAAGTGCAGCCGCTATGTTTGGTTATACCGAACAAGAGTTATTAGAAGTATTCTCCGATCGTATAGCCATGGTTGCTGCTACTTGGAGTGAAGAGCTGGGCGGGCCAGTGACCCAAGAGAAAGTCATGCAAGAGATTGCTAGCCATTATAATGGTTATAAGTTTTATGAGAAAGGTCCTTCGGTTTACAACCCTTGGTCTACCCTTCATTTTTTTAAAGAGGGGAAGCGAGAAGACTACTGGTATGAATCGGGAAGCTCTACGTTGATAATCAGTCAAATGTTATCAGATCCTGATAGATTTAACCTAGATGAACTACCCATTGATGCCTATAGACATCAGTTAATGTATACCGGTAGTAGGAGCGAAATCAGTTTAAAAGCATTGATGTTTCAAACCGGATATCTAACCATAGCACATTATGAACCATCTACAGGTATTTATAAACTCAAGTTTCCTAATCAAGAAGTAGCAAAGGCTTTTGCGCAAACAATTCAAGATACCTTAGAGCGACGCGTAAAAGATTACTTTATACAAGAGCGGGATAAAATTAGACATGCATTAGCTGATAAAAAAATTGATACCTTTATAGAACATATCAACATAGCTTTTGCGGCGCTTCCTTACTATATTAGACCTCTTTCGAAAGCGATTTGTGATCAGCAATTTTTAGGAGAAGCGTGGTCGAGCACCGCAGAATACTCAGCTGTATTTGAGGAGTGTAGACAAGCTTCGACACCAAAATTGCCATCAGAAATCGAGTTTCGAAAGAGGTCTGACACGAAGCAAGAAAAACAGTACTATAGTAATTTACATATGCTACTGCAAGGATTGGGATTTTTAGGTGGGAGAAAAATGCATATGCATAGTGAGTCAGCATCTAGTCAAGGCAGATCCGATATTGTGCTAGAACTAGAAACGGCCATTTTTATTATAGAAATAAAGTATAAATCCAGCGGAAAAATAGCCTTAGAACAAATCAAAGCAAACGGGTATTATAAACCTTATTTACTCAGACAAAAAGCCATTATACTACTAGGCATTAACTTCAATGAGGAAACCAGAATGATCGATAACTGGGACTATGAAATACATGAAGATCATATCAAAAAATAA
- the tilS gene encoding tRNA lysidine(34) synthetase TilS has translation MLTSFLAFLARKQLITGQTTLLAVSGGVDSVVLMHLFKQAGLPFAIAHCNFKLRGAEAEAATELVKGLAESYQVPFYSTCFDTTTFTCHYKVSIQMAARSLRYEFFDKLLQQHGWHQVATAHHWDDAIETILFNFIKGTGIKGLYGIEPISPLPRGIDGQIIRPLLFARKKEIIAYAQQEKLHWQEDSSNRSNHYQRNFIRNKVIPLLHQINPNFEATTQETATKLKDIGTFFDGHLAELKKERITFKDGIHYLAIDPIIDQPWAATVAFELLRPYGFTFQAIKKLIKGDRISGKTIHSTDYTLYVDRKAWLIIPKKRPLLQQAAITSTTESYGDYRLHLHIYASANYIIKKTAMVGAFDYDRLQFPLMIRPWQAGDFFHPLGIKGRKKISDLLIDLKIPMAIKNKVLVVTSKDQIIWVVGHRIDERFKIKETTKKVLEIAAGKQDLLQIPSG, from the coding sequence ATGTTAACATCTTTTTTAGCCTTTCTAGCGCGTAAGCAGCTCATCACAGGTCAAACGACTCTTTTAGCAGTAAGTGGTGGCGTGGATTCTGTGGTACTCATGCATTTATTCAAACAGGCTGGCCTGCCTTTTGCAATTGCCCATTGTAACTTCAAGTTACGTGGCGCAGAAGCAGAGGCTGCAACGGAATTGGTAAAAGGCTTAGCGGAATCCTACCAAGTGCCTTTTTATAGTACCTGCTTTGACACCACTACTTTTACATGCCACTATAAAGTTTCGATACAAATGGCTGCCAGAAGCTTACGCTACGAATTTTTTGACAAACTGCTGCAGCAACATGGATGGCATCAAGTGGCTACCGCACACCACTGGGATGATGCGATTGAAACGATACTATTTAACTTTATTAAAGGAACAGGCATTAAGGGGCTCTATGGCATAGAGCCAATTAGCCCGCTTCCGAGAGGTATAGATGGCCAGATCATACGTCCCTTGCTCTTTGCCAGAAAAAAGGAAATAATAGCTTATGCACAACAAGAAAAGTTGCACTGGCAAGAGGATAGCTCCAATAGATCCAACCACTATCAAAGAAACTTTATCCGAAACAAAGTCATCCCGCTCTTACACCAAATCAATCCAAACTTTGAGGCCACCACGCAAGAAACCGCTACAAAACTAAAAGATATAGGCACCTTCTTTGACGGCCATCTGGCTGAGCTTAAAAAAGAGCGCATCACTTTTAAAGATGGTATCCATTACCTAGCCATTGACCCAATCATCGATCAGCCATGGGCAGCTACAGTTGCATTTGAGCTATTGCGTCCTTATGGCTTTACCTTTCAAGCTATTAAAAAGCTTATAAAAGGCGATAGAATCAGCGGAAAAACAATTCATTCAACAGACTATACGCTATATGTAGATAGAAAAGCGTGGTTGATCATCCCTAAAAAACGACCATTGCTGCAACAAGCAGCCATTACCTCTACAACAGAGTCATATGGAGATTATAGACTACACCTTCACATCTATGCCAGCGCCAACTATATCATTAAAAAAACAGCAATGGTCGGCGCATTCGATTATGATCGGCTACAATTTCCACTGATGATACGTCCGTGGCAAGCTGGAGATTTTTTCCACCCCCTTGGCATAAAAGGACGTAAAAAAATCAGTGATCTATTGATTGACCTTAAAATACCAATGGCCATAAAAAATAAAGTACTGGTAGTCACCAGTAAGGATCAGATTATATGGGTAGTAGGCCATCGCATAGACGAACGCTTTAAAATAAAAGAGACCACAAAAAAGGTATTGGAAATAGCAGCGGGTAAACAAGACCTTCTACAGATTCCATCTGGTTGA
- a CDS encoding biotin/lipoyl-containing protein — MAEFIRMPKMSDTMQNGIISRWVKQVGDKVVAGISLLK; from the coding sequence ATGGCAGAGTTCATTAGGATGCCTAAGATGAGTGATACCATGCAGAATGGTATCATAAGCCGTTGGGTAAAGCAAGTAGGGGATAAGGTGGTAGCCGGGATATCCTTGCTGAAGTAG
- a CDS encoding dihydrolipoamide acetyltransferase family protein → MELEAYEDGTLLYIGVPEQSAARVNDIIAIIGEAEEDINALLAATASIDGATHTDVALPSNPSAPVDPVVAAKVVAPTSSTEPLPSDRFCASPLAKKIAKEKGYDITQVQGSGPAGRVVKKDVIHFVPDGVHQAYIGADSTEPSYQDLPITPMRQTIAKVLTESKMNIPHFYLTVAINMDKIVALRAALNLHAATKISMNDLIIKATALALAQHPKVNVAWLADKIRSYQDVHIGVAIAVEEGLIVPVVRFADRKPLVAISKEVKIFSERGKKLTPKDTTGATFTISNLGMLGIASFAAIINPPAACILAVGAVQQIPIVQDNQIVPAHMLEVTLSCDHRAVDGAVGHCF, encoded by the coding sequence ATGGAGCTAGAAGCCTATGAAGATGGTACGTTGTTGTATATAGGTGTACCCGAGCAATCAGCGGCACGGGTTAATGACATTATTGCCATTATAGGGGAGGCAGAAGAAGACATCAATGCGTTGCTTGCGGCTACTGCTTCTATAGATGGCGCTACGCATACGGATGTAGCGTTGCCTTCTAATCCATCTGCTCCAGTTGATCCAGTTGTAGCTGCCAAAGTAGTAGCACCTACCTCCTCTACCGAACCTTTACCTTCAGATCGCTTTTGTGCTTCACCTTTAGCCAAAAAAATAGCAAAAGAAAAGGGGTATGACATCACACAGGTGCAAGGCTCTGGTCCGGCTGGACGGGTGGTTAAGAAAGATGTTATCCATTTTGTTCCTGATGGCGTGCACCAAGCTTATATCGGTGCAGACTCCACTGAACCATCCTATCAAGACCTTCCGATTACCCCTATGCGTCAGACCATAGCAAAGGTGCTGACAGAGAGTAAAATGAATATTCCCCATTTTTACTTAACGGTTGCCATCAATATGGACAAAATCGTTGCGCTGCGTGCAGCGTTGAACCTCCACGCGGCAACAAAGATTTCTATGAATGATTTGATTATTAAGGCTACGGCCTTAGCGCTTGCGCAGCATCCAAAGGTAAATGTTGCCTGGTTAGCCGATAAGATTAGAAGCTACCAGGATGTCCATATAGGTGTAGCTATAGCCGTTGAAGAGGGTTTAATCGTTCCTGTTGTTCGTTTTGCAGACCGAAAACCGCTCGTAGCAATTAGTAAAGAAGTAAAAATCTTCTCTGAACGGGGCAAAAAACTTACACCTAAAGATACTACAGGTGCTACTTTTACCATTTCAAATTTAGGCATGTTGGGTATCGCATCCTTTGCAGCTATTATTAACCCACCAGCGGCTTGTATTTTAGCAGTTGGTGCGGTGCAGCAGATACCTATTGTGCAAGACAATCAGATTGTTCCTGCGCATATGCTAGAGGTTACCCTCTCTTGTGACCACCGTGCTGTCGATGGTGCCGTAGGGCATTGTTTTTAG
- the hslV gene encoding ATP-dependent protease subunit HslV has product MTQVKSTTVLAIIHNGAVVIGADGQATFGHTVSKHNVKKVRKLFGGKILAGFAGSTADAFTLLERFEEKLQSYHGNMKRAAIELAKDWRTDRMLRRLEAMLIVANQDTLLMVTGTGDVLEPDYPLAAIGSGSMYAQSAAMALMKHAPHLTAMEMVRASLTITADICIYTNHNFVFETLQDEEERTK; this is encoded by the coding sequence ATGACCCAAGTTAAGTCGACCACTGTTTTAGCCATTATTCATAATGGAGCCGTAGTCATTGGTGCAGACGGCCAGGCTACATTTGGCCATACCGTTTCCAAGCATAACGTTAAAAAGGTAAGAAAGCTTTTTGGAGGCAAGATTTTAGCCGGATTTGCCGGTTCTACAGCCGATGCTTTTACCTTATTGGAACGCTTTGAAGAAAAGCTCCAAAGCTATCATGGCAATATGAAGCGAGCCGCCATTGAGCTGGCCAAGGATTGGCGTACAGATCGTATGCTGAGGCGATTGGAAGCGATGTTGATAGTAGCCAATCAAGACACCTTATTAATGGTGACCGGTACAGGTGATGTATTGGAACCAGATTATCCCTTAGCAGCGATTGGATCAGGCAGCATGTATGCCCAATCTGCTGCTATGGCTTTGATGAAACATGCCCCTCATTTAACCGCTATGGAAATGGTTCGCGCCAGTTTGACCATAACAGCCGATATTTGTATTTATACCAATCACAATTTTGTCTTTGAAACATTGCAAGATGAAGAAGAAAGAACAAAATGA